A part of Capsicum annuum cultivar UCD-10X-F1 chromosome 6, UCD10Xv1.1, whole genome shotgun sequence genomic DNA contains:
- the LOC107872883 gene encoding protein HAIKU1, with amino-acid sequence MDNSDRSFSRNPDYLGVNKFGKNIKKSPIHQPNFNNANSARQQPQPQVYNINKNDFRSIVQQLTGSPSQEPPARPPQNPSKPPSMRLQKIRPPPLNPINRPQIPIHPPAQIPAPARPAGGAPYHNNMVRPPPHYGQPSPPMLPPTPADVWTNTAESPISVYMRYLQNSIIDSGPKQTQFQGPGNFQAHPAPSGLIPNPSMPPLPSPRMNGPPPFPSTRMNGPPPFPSPKMNGPPPPLPSPRMNGPPPPLPSPRMNGPPPRMNGPPPPLPSPGINGPPPLPSPTSQYLLPSPTGFLNLLSPRSPYPLLSPGMQHPPPLTPSFFFSPMAQPGVLGQGPQFPPSPGYGFPLSPGFFPVSSPRWRDQ; translated from the coding sequence ATGGATAATTCAGATCGATCGTTCAGTAGGAATCCTGATTATTTGGGTGTGAATAAATTTggcaagaatatcaagaagagtCCTATACACCAACCCAATTTCAACAATGCAAATAGTGCTAGGCAACAACCTCAACCTCAGGTTTACAATATTAACAAGAATGATTTTCGGAGTATTGTTCAGCAACTTACAGGTTCGCCATCTCAAGAGCCTCCTGCTAGACCTCCACAAAATCCTTCTAAGCCTCCGAGTATGAGATTACAAAAGATTAGGCCACCACCTTTGAATCCTATAAATCGTCCCCAAATTCCAATCCACCCTCCAGCGCAGATCCCTGCGCCAGCTCGACCTGCAGGAGGCGCTCCTTACCATAACAATATGGTAAGACCGCCTCCCCACTATGGGCAGCCCTCACCGCCTATGTTACCACCAACTCCCGCAGATGTTTGGACAAATACAGCCGAGTCTCCAATTTCAGTTTATATGCGTtatcttcaaaattcaataatagaTTCGGGACCTAAGCAAACACAATTTCAAGGTCCTGGTAATTTTCAAGCACATCCAGCACCATCTGGTTTAATTCCTAATCCTTCAATGCCACCTCTTCCATCTCCTAGAATGAATGGTCCACCTCCTTTCCCATCCACGCGGATGAATGGTCCACCTCCTTTCCCGTCTCCTAAGATGAATGGTCCTCCTCCACCTCTTCCTTCTCCTAGGATGAATGGTCCTCCTCCACCTCTTCCATCTCCTAGAATGAATGGGCCGCCTCCTAGGATGAATGGTCCTCCTCCGCCCCTTCCTTCCCCGGGAATAAATGGGCCTCCTCCTTTGCCTTCACCTACTTCTCAGTATCTTTTGCCTTCACCAACTGGCTTCTTGAACTTGTTATCTCCCCGATCCCCTTATCCGTTACTTTCTCCGGGTATGCAGCATCCTCCACCACTGACACCAAGTTTCTTCTTCTCTCCCATGGCTCAGCCTGGGGTTTTAGGCCAGGGACCCCAATTTCCTCCTTCTCCTGGTTATGGATTTCCGTTGTCACCTGGATTCTTCCCCGTTTCAAGTCCAagatggagggatcaataa